A window from Urocitellus parryii isolate mUroPar1 chromosome 1, mUroPar1.hap1, whole genome shotgun sequence encodes these proteins:
- the LOC113200423 gene encoding cortexin-3, translated as MDGGQPIPSPLVPLGNVSSESSMSLEQKTTFVFVILLFIFLGILIVRCFRILLDPYRSMPTSTWADGLEGLEKGQFDHALA; from the coding sequence ATGGATGGAGGGCAGCCCATCCCCTCGCCCCTAGTGCCCCTTGGGAACGTGTCATCAGAATCTAGCATGTCTCTGGAGCAGAAAACAACATTCGTTTTTGtgattttactgtttattttcttgGGCATCCTCATCGTCAGGTGCTTCCGGATTCTTCTGGACCCATATAGGAGCATGCCAACCTCTACCTGGGCTGATGGACTTGAAGGCCTGGAGAAAGGGCAGTTTGACCATGCCCTTGCTTAG